A single Tissierella sp. DNA region contains:
- a CDS encoding CD3324 family protein, translating into MSYKKAAEILPPRLLEEVQKYVDGGLIYIPKSGDRVGWGELTGSKDAIEKRNKEIIKLFQYGTKISKISEDYYLSLETVRKIVYGKKLL; encoded by the coding sequence TTGAGTTACAAAAAGGCAGCAGAAATATTACCGCCTCGCCTACTAGAAGAGGTCCAGAAGTATGTTGATGGAGGACTTATTTACATTCCTAAATCTGGTGATAGAGTAGGTTGGGGTGAATTAACAGGTTCTAAAGATGCCATTGAAAAAAGGAATAAGGAAATTATTAAATTGTTTCAATATGGCACTAAAATCAGCAAGATATCAGAGGATTATTATTTAAGTCTCGAAACCGTTAGAAAAATAGTATATGGTAAAAAACTATTATAA
- a CDS encoding YaaR family protein, whose product MNRINKTGMENISPIQISRAVDKKAVKDTFKMKLNELEQDQIRIELKALYDKIETQSNKLSDKLFIDDLINYKKLVKEFLNITVNNSHVFFKESSLDRRGRHRIYSLVKKVDQELDELTQEFLDIENKRINILKRLNDIQGILMDIMT is encoded by the coding sequence GTGAATCGAATTAATAAAACTGGTATGGAGAATATTTCACCTATTCAAATTTCAAGAGCTGTGGATAAAAAAGCTGTAAAAGATACCTTTAAAATGAAACTAAATGAACTGGAGCAGGATCAGATAAGAATTGAGCTAAAAGCCCTATATGATAAGATTGAAACTCAGTCCAATAAATTATCTGATAAATTGTTTATAGATGATTTAATTAATTATAAGAAATTAGTTAAGGAATTTTTAAATATAACAGTAAATAACTCCCATGTGTTCTTTAAAGAAAGCTCCCTTGATAGACGAGGTAGACACAGGATTTATTCTTTGGTTAAAAAAGTGGATCAGGAGTTGGATGAACTAACGCAGGAATTTCTCGATATAGAAAATAAAAGGATTAATATATTAAAAAGATTAAATGATATCCAAGGAATATTAATGGATATAATGACATAA
- a CDS encoding DUF6240 domain-containing protein, which translates to MERKKLMEMLKINNKDNIINSYGIKPTLPYDVEGVLVEKKGKDIKIEKTIDNKTVEYSLRLMEEIDANLGEQVKIEKEDIISSKVEEKEDTVANTKVSKRAEEIIRELGLEYTEENLRMIEHLLSSGIAITKENINSYVKSKEYLNKIIEGIDKDSFVKLMDRGIDFEEENLQRLSEALEEIKNEKKPFSLKRFLRLERELTYKEAEEISKEIYGQKMGKDVYDTIIALHKGKIPITRENIDKTIEVMSKIHNLKSIKDEIYVKVLNEDKLFNIDNLYKLSNSYTTNPIEGSIVAKNFEAFTITSEATVDSLKEMLVNLDIENSNENISILREFIVNDMLMDRDKYNQVVSMKEAVKELTNLLGNTEVVELMDRDIDPLQEDIHKLVEELKNFSNDKDIDSPIDNEKTKEVMSNLEKLGSIKDKELLQLLKNGEDFTLKSIKEIVDANVEKGLSINHKVLDKTTHISHILNTLGERISGDVISLAVRRYSNITLENLYTSQVEVGTTESNILPVGKVQEGLIYDEYLRARNSLTTNMVKESIKEGKILEHMPLNELNNYMDKKINRYREIDRMAKEIKSIKGHEERILPMITKNGLPMTLKEINDINSFLNGEKALPNILKGITDPNNPRYDEELKDGVKLLQDKISTAIKNGDESIKESYKELINSLSNSNSSFSDRKDQNEDMEKEEYFNTLNKISNKDIVLQLPIEMDNEYKSLNIIIPNSHQGIDKNNMKFYISLETENLGPVTMDISIKGKEVLINLKEKDDILSSRMKELEVGLDNLGYTLAEENDLVSI; encoded by the coding sequence ATGGAAAGGAAAAAACTAATGGAAATGTTAAAAATAAATAATAAAGACAATATAATAAATAGCTATGGAATAAAACCCACCCTTCCCTATGATGTAGAAGGTGTGCTTGTGGAGAAAAAGGGCAAAGATATAAAAATAGAGAAAACCATAGATAATAAAACTGTAGAATATTCCTTAAGGCTCATGGAAGAGATAGATGCAAATCTAGGAGAACAAGTAAAGATTGAAAAAGAAGATATAATATCTTCCAAGGTTGAAGAAAAGGAAGATACAGTGGCAAATACCAAAGTATCTAAGCGAGCAGAGGAAATAATAAGAGAATTAGGATTAGAATATACTGAAGAAAATCTTAGAATGATTGAACATTTACTTAGTAGTGGAATAGCTATTACAAAAGAAAATATTAATTCCTATGTAAAATCCAAGGAATATTTAAATAAGATAATTGAAGGTATAGATAAAGATTCCTTTGTAAAACTCATGGACAGAGGTATAGACTTTGAAGAGGAAAATCTACAAAGATTATCAGAAGCCTTAGAAGAGATAAAAAATGAAAAAAAACCTTTCTCATTAAAAAGATTTTTAAGACTGGAAAGGGAATTGACATACAAAGAAGCAGAGGAAATATCAAAGGAAATCTATGGCCAAAAAATGGGCAAGGATGTATATGATACCATAATAGCATTACATAAGGGGAAAATACCTATTACAAGAGAGAATATAGACAAGACAATCGAAGTAATGTCAAAGATTCACAATCTTAAAAGCATAAAAGATGAGATCTATGTAAAAGTCCTAAATGAAGATAAATTATTTAATATAGATAATCTGTATAAACTAAGTAATTCATATACTACAAATCCAATAGAAGGAAGTATTGTGGCTAAAAACTTTGAAGCATTCACTATAACTAGTGAAGCTACTGTAGACAGCTTAAAGGAAATGTTAGTAAACCTAGATATAGAAAATAGCAATGAAAATATAAGTATTTTAAGAGAATTTATAGTCAATGATATGCTAATGGATAGAGATAAATATAATCAAGTTGTTTCTATGAAAGAAGCTGTAAAAGAATTAACAAATCTTCTTGGCAATACTGAAGTAGTAGAATTAATGGACAGGGATATTGATCCATTACAAGAGGATATTCACAAATTAGTAGAAGAATTAAAGAATTTTAGCAATGATAAAGACATAGATTCTCCAATAGATAATGAAAAAACCAAAGAAGTAATGAGTAATTTAGAGAAATTAGGAAGTATAAAAGACAAAGAACTATTGCAATTACTGAAGAATGGAGAAGACTTCACATTAAAGTCCATTAAAGAAATTGTAGATGCAAATGTAGAAAAGGGATTGAGTATAAACCATAAAGTTCTTGACAAGACCACTCATATATCTCATATTCTTAATACACTTGGGGAAAGGATAAGTGGGGATGTAATATCTCTAGCAGTCAGGAGGTATAGCAATATTACATTGGAAAACCTTTATACTAGCCAAGTAGAAGTAGGTACTACAGAGTCAAATATACTGCCAGTTGGTAAAGTACAAGAGGGATTAATATATGATGAATATCTAAGAGCTAGAAATAGTCTGACTACCAATATGGTAAAAGAAAGCATAAAAGAAGGTAAAATTCTTGAACATATGCCTCTTAATGAGTTAAACAATTATATGGATAAGAAGATAAATAGATATAGGGAAATAGATAGGATGGCTAAGGAGATAAAAAGTATCAAGGGACATGAAGAAAGAATACTTCCTATGATAACGAAAAATGGACTTCCTATGACATTGAAAGAAATCAATGATATTAACTCATTTTTAAATGGAGAAAAGGCTTTGCCAAATATCTTGAAGGGTATAACAGATCCAAACAATCCAAGATATGATGAAGAGTTGAAAGATGGTGTAAAACTACTTCAAGATAAGATATCAACAGCTATAAAGAATGGGGATGAATCCATTAAGGAAAGCTATAAGGAGTTGATAAATTCTTTAAGTAATTCTAATAGTTCATTTAGTGACAGAAAAGATCAAAATGAAGATATGGAAAAAGAAGAATATTTTAATACTTTAAATAAAATATCAAATAAGGATATAGTACTTCAACTTCCTATTGAAATGGATAATGAGTACAAGAGTCTAAATATTATAATTCCTAATAGCCATCAAGGCATAGATAAAAACAATATGAAGTTTTATATAAGTCTAGAAACAGAAAACCTTGGTCCAGTGACTATGGATATAAGTATAAAGGGTAAAGAAGTCCTAATTAATTTAAAAGAG